From the Halorhabdus utahensis DSM 12940 genome, one window contains:
- the rnz gene encoding ribonuclease Z translates to MRVTFLGTSGAVPTTERNPSAVMVRREGERLLFDCGEGTQRQMMHFGTGFDVAHIFVSHMHGDHVLGIPGLLQTMDFNEREEPLAIHAPHGTRSQLEALIGATGDRPSYPLRITQNGPGDVVLDANEYEVQAIETEHRTQSLGYALVEDDRKGRFDRETAENELGIEPGPKYSKLHAGEAVEHDGRTIQPEEVVGPPRPGRTVVYTGDTRPVEAVRRASEDADLLIHDGTFGDDRAARARRTGHSTAREAGSLAAEAGAKRLALTHISTRYAGRSDQLLEEAREAFGEAAFVAADGQSIDVPYPDDG, encoded by the coding sequence ATGCGCGTGACGTTTCTCGGGACGAGCGGCGCGGTGCCGACGACCGAACGCAATCCTTCGGCCGTGATGGTCCGGCGGGAAGGCGAGCGACTGCTTTTCGACTGCGGCGAGGGGACCCAGCGTCAGATGATGCACTTCGGGACGGGCTTCGATGTCGCTCACATCTTCGTCTCGCACATGCACGGCGATCACGTGCTGGGGATTCCCGGCCTCCTGCAGACGATGGATTTCAACGAGCGTGAGGAACCGCTGGCGATCCACGCGCCACACGGGACTCGCTCCCAACTGGAGGCGCTCATCGGCGCGACCGGCGATCGACCATCCTACCCGTTGCGGATCACACAGAACGGTCCCGGCGACGTGGTGCTCGACGCCAACGAGTACGAGGTTCAAGCCATCGAGACCGAGCACCGGACCCAGTCGCTCGGCTACGCGCTGGTCGAGGACGACCGAAAGGGGCGCTTCGATCGCGAAACGGCCGAGAACGAACTCGGCATCGAACCCGGGCCGAAGTACTCGAAACTCCACGCTGGCGAGGCGGTCGAACACGACGGGCGGACGATCCAGCCCGAGGAAGTGGTCGGACCGCCACGACCGGGCCGGACGGTCGTCTACACGGGCGACACCCGTCCCGTCGAGGCCGTCCGCCGGGCCAGCGAGGACGCCGACCTGTTGATCCACGACGGAACGTTCGGCGACGACCGGGCAGCGCGTGCCCGGCGGACCGGGCACTCGACGGCGCGGGAAGCCGGATCGCTGGCGGCCGAAGCCGGCGCGAAGCGACTCGCGCTGACGCACATCTCGACGCGATATGCCGGGCGATCGGATCAGCTACTGGAGGAGGCTCGCGAGGCGTTCGGCGAGGCCGCCTTCGTCGCTGCGGACGGGCAGTCGATCGACGTCCCCTATCCGGACGACGGGTGA
- a CDS encoding sensor histidine kinase, whose product MAKQRADAAVARAFETISPWGVRLACGGVIAAAGLAGILVPVVRLIATPGGVSGPAVGALVPASFSLAVLGGGYWLARSDLDGSLAAAVTVWWFLGTAFGTFTALGLVGYQIGSGVSVSDPAIVLSGIASIGGVGGLLVGRYDAQSQRRRQALEREHERLADERQKLALLNRIVRHDIGNDIQIISGMSDHLEGHVDAEGAEYLDRIQRTTEEAIQLTEQVRAFVASLGDENPSELRRTSLRRVLETQIENTREVYREATVTQVGEIPDVAIHADELLSTVFHNLLSNAVEHNDRANPYVELSVERDGGTVAVSIVDDGPGIAQQERIRLRNVDTTPDIDSESGLGLYIVGMLVGRYDGAISIDDREPRGTIVTVKLPVADGE is encoded by the coding sequence ATGGCAAAGCAGCGGGCCGATGCTGCCGTCGCTCGGGCGTTTGAGACCATCTCGCCGTGGGGCGTTCGACTCGCCTGTGGCGGCGTGATCGCGGCGGCAGGACTGGCGGGCATCCTCGTCCCAGTCGTCCGTCTGATCGCAACGCCCGGTGGCGTGTCCGGCCCGGCGGTGGGGGCGCTCGTGCCAGCATCATTCAGTCTTGCTGTCCTCGGCGGCGGCTACTGGCTTGCACGGAGCGACCTCGACGGATCGCTGGCTGCCGCGGTCACAGTCTGGTGGTTCCTCGGGACCGCGTTCGGGACGTTCACGGCACTCGGTCTCGTCGGCTATCAGATCGGGTCAGGGGTCAGCGTCTCCGACCCGGCGATCGTGCTGAGCGGGATCGCGTCGATCGGCGGCGTCGGTGGGCTGCTGGTCGGCCGATACGACGCACAGAGCCAGCGTCGACGACAGGCACTCGAGCGCGAACACGAGCGGCTCGCCGACGAACGCCAGAAGCTCGCGCTGCTCAACCGGATCGTCCGCCACGATATCGGCAACGACATCCAGATCATCAGCGGCATGTCCGACCATCTCGAAGGGCACGTCGATGCGGAGGGGGCGGAATATCTCGATCGCATCCAGCGGACGACCGAAGAAGCGATTCAGCTGACTGAACAGGTACGGGCGTTCGTGGCGTCGCTGGGCGATGAAAACCCCTCCGAATTGCGCCGGACCTCACTCCGGCGAGTGCTGGAGACCCAGATCGAGAACACTCGCGAAGTGTACCGCGAAGCAACGGTCACGCAGGTGGGCGAGATTCCAGACGTCGCCATCCACGCTGACGAACTCCTCTCGACTGTCTTTCACAACCTCCTCTCGAACGCGGTCGAACACAACGACCGGGCGAACCCCTACGTCGAGCTGTCAGTCGAACGCGACGGCGGGACAGTCGCCGTCTCAATCGTGGACGATGGCCCGGGTATCGCCCAACAGGAACGGATCCGACTTCGAAACGTCGACACTACCCCGGACATAGACAGCGAATCCGGGCTCGGGCTGTACATCGTGGGCATGCTCGTTGGTCGCTACGACGGGGCGATTTCGATCGACGACCGGGAGCCCCGTGGGACAATTGTCACTGTCAAGCTCCCAGTCGCCGACGGCGAATAG
- the arcS gene encoding archaeosine synthase subunit alpha: MTEYFEVIDRDGAARIGDLRLAASITTPALIDDVLVDAGDLWTEDRQVPDGSDDELTVLPHRGFPAGTPDEVQTAFDPAVPDVEYPSAAVISPETAADHGTDAYVLAGGAGLVGHSEAFVEAIVETRESIPPDAGLYLPGVASPGNVATLAYAGVDLFDTDRAVVRGTQGWYLTRDGEYRVDDLDELPCSCPACQQAVEDFDREDCVEHNENVLDAELRTVRNRIRNGELRDYIEGQARHEQWLTATMRRLDDEYDYLEGRTPLLRKAEITASTDDTLRRVEIQRFAERVTDRYRNRFDAPLVLVPCSATKPYSDSQSHGQFREAINYRGHVASMTSPIGVVPQELELTYPAQHYDTVVTGRWSETEIEFVADVLEAYLAANDYPRVIAHVPEDYRAITERVEDRLDREFEYTVVDHPTTDESLANLSEALAGEQKYRKRERQHNVIRAIADYQFGADAGNELFGDFSVESRYPKLRVRDDDGEQLAAMVPEYGVLALTLAGARQWVDADVPTKRVEIDDFVPHGSVLAPGIIDADDSIRVGDEVVFEGPSAFAVGRANMSGPEMVDSSRGIASEVRHVEEK, translated from the coding sequence ATGACCGAGTATTTCGAAGTGATCGACCGGGACGGGGCCGCCAGGATCGGCGACCTCAGGCTGGCCGCGTCGATCACCACGCCGGCGCTGATCGACGACGTGCTCGTCGACGCCGGTGACCTCTGGACGGAAGATCGCCAGGTCCCGGATGGCAGCGACGACGAGTTGACGGTCCTGCCCCACCGCGGGTTCCCGGCCGGGACGCCCGATGAAGTTCAGACAGCCTTCGACCCCGCCGTCCCGGACGTCGAGTATCCCAGCGCCGCCGTCATCTCCCCGGAGACGGCTGCCGATCACGGCACCGACGCGTACGTCCTCGCCGGCGGGGCCGGCCTGGTCGGCCACAGCGAGGCGTTCGTCGAGGCCATCGTCGAGACTCGGGAGTCGATCCCGCCGGACGCCGGGCTCTACCTTCCAGGCGTCGCCTCGCCAGGCAACGTCGCCACCCTCGCGTACGCCGGGGTCGACCTCTTCGACACGGACCGCGCCGTCGTCCGTGGGACGCAAGGCTGGTATCTCACCCGCGACGGCGAGTATCGAGTCGACGACCTCGACGAACTCCCGTGTTCGTGCCCGGCGTGTCAGCAGGCTGTCGAGGACTTCGACCGCGAGGACTGCGTCGAGCACAACGAGAACGTCCTCGACGCCGAGCTCCGGACCGTCCGCAACCGGATTCGAAATGGGGAACTTCGGGACTACATCGAGGGCCAGGCCCGCCACGAGCAGTGGCTGACCGCGACGATGCGTCGGCTGGACGACGAGTACGACTACCTCGAAGGGCGGACGCCGCTGCTCCGGAAGGCGGAGATCACGGCGTCGACCGACGACACCCTCCGGCGGGTCGAGATCCAGCGCTTCGCCGAGCGGGTCACCGACCGCTACCGCAACCGCTTCGATGCCCCCCTCGTTCTGGTGCCGTGCTCGGCGACCAAACCCTACAGCGACTCCCAGAGCCACGGCCAGTTCCGCGAGGCGATCAACTACCGCGGGCACGTCGCCTCGATGACCTCGCCGATCGGCGTCGTCCCCCAGGAACTCGAACTCACCTACCCGGCCCAGCACTACGACACCGTCGTCACCGGCCGGTGGTCCGAGACGGAGATCGAATTCGTCGCGGATGTGCTCGAAGCCTACCTCGCCGCCAACGACTACCCGCGCGTGATCGCCCACGTTCCCGAGGACTACCGGGCGATCACCGAGCGCGTCGAGGATCGGCTGGATCGGGAGTTCGAGTACACCGTCGTCGACCATCCCACGACCGACGAATCGCTCGCGAACCTCTCGGAAGCGCTCGCGGGCGAGCAAAAGTATCGCAAGCGTGAGCGCCAGCACAACGTAATCCGCGCCATCGCCGACTACCAGTTCGGCGCGGACGCTGGCAACGAACTCTTCGGGGACTTCAGCGTCGAGAGTCGCTATCCGAAGCTCCGGGTTCGAGACGACGACGGCGAGCAACTCGCCGCGATGGTGCCCGAGTACGGCGTCCTCGCGCTGACGCTCGCCGGCGCTCGTCAGTGGGTCGATGCTGATGTCCCCACGAAGCGCGTCGAGATCGACGATTTCGTCCCCCACGGCAGCGTGCTCGCGCCGGGGATCATCGACGCCGACGACTCGATCCGCGTCGGTGACGAAGTGGTCTTCGAAGGGCCCTCGGCGTTCGCGGTCGGCCGGGCGAACATGAGCGGGCCGGAGATGGTCGACAGTTCGCGCGGGATCGCCAGCGAGGTCCGCCACGTCGAAGAAAAATGA
- a CDS encoding flavin reductase family protein, whose amino-acid sequence MSIDLVRSVYDAVTDWTDRIDDMDDADDPAEGSVTMVDAEQFRAVLGQFATGVTVVTLPGEPPHGITVSAFASLSMDPPLVLISLDHDTDAHRRLADGDDDGFAVNILAGDQREVGEFFAGMTDDGDPLAEATDAPATGAPVFDDDLAYVDCSVYDSFEAGDHTVYVGKVEAAELLNPEAEALTYHRGEWGTTAETTDDA is encoded by the coding sequence ATGTCGATCGACCTCGTACGGAGCGTGTATGACGCAGTCACTGACTGGACGGATCGTATCGACGACATGGACGACGCGGACGATCCTGCTGAGGGATCGGTAACGATGGTCGACGCTGAGCAGTTCCGGGCCGTCCTCGGGCAGTTCGCGACCGGCGTGACCGTCGTGACGCTGCCGGGTGAGCCGCCCCACGGCATCACCGTCAGCGCCTTCGCCAGTCTGTCGATGGACCCGCCGCTCGTGTTGATCTCGCTCGACCACGACACCGACGCCCACCGGCGACTCGCCGACGGAGACGACGACGGGTTCGCCGTCAACATCCTCGCGGGAGACCAACGCGAGGTCGGCGAGTTCTTCGCGGGGATGACCGACGATGGCGATCCCCTCGCCGAAGCGACCGACGCGCCGGCCACGGGTGCGCCCGTCTTCGACGACGACCTCGCGTACGTCGACTGTTCGGTGTACGATAGCTTCGAGGCGGGCGATCACACGGTCTACGTCGGGAAGGTCGAAGCGGCCGAGTTGTTGAACCCCGAGGCTGAAGCGCTCACATACCACCGCGGCGAGTGGGGGACGACAGCGGAGACCACGGACGACGCCTGA
- the tgtA gene encoding tRNA guanosine(15) transglycosylase TgtA, translating to MRDHFELQAYDAMGRLGELTVPRADVTVETPALLPVINPHHETIDPGRLAEFGAEILITNSYVIYGSDEVREPALEDGLHDLLDFDGAIMTDSGSFQLAEYGEIDVNTTEILEFQREIGSDIATPVDIPTPPDADREQVGREMETTQARLETAADFDAGEMLLNAPVQGATYPDLREQAARDAYATGLDVFPIGAVVPLLNDYRYGEMVDAVAGAKRGLGEDAPVHLFGAGHPMMFALAVAAGCDLFDSAAYALYARDGRYLTVRGTEHLDELEHFPCECPVCSARTPAELRDRPTHERTKLLAEHNLHVSFGEMRRIKQAIRQGNLLELVETRARAHPTMLDGYRALLDHAEQLERTDPASKDAFFYLSGESAARPEVRRHHDRLARLSPPADLLLATDPDAHAGADADVWAVEPPFGPVPRGLDQTYPLTAELPDRLDDRAYRAAARGVNRLAETSDAAITLVDDGWPASALDLLAEGVDIDTTVEE from the coding sequence ATGCGCGATCACTTCGAACTCCAGGCGTACGACGCCATGGGGCGGCTCGGCGAGTTGACCGTCCCGCGAGCGGACGTCACCGTCGAGACGCCCGCACTGCTGCCGGTCATCAACCCCCACCACGAGACGATCGATCCCGGACGGCTGGCGGAGTTCGGAGCCGAGATCCTGATCACGAACAGCTACGTCATCTACGGGAGCGACGAGGTCCGAGAGCCGGCGCTTGAAGATGGGCTCCACGACCTGCTGGATTTCGACGGCGCGATCATGACCGACTCGGGATCGTTTCAGCTCGCCGAGTACGGCGAGATCGACGTCAATACGACTGAGATCCTCGAATTCCAGCGTGAGATCGGGTCGGACATCGCGACGCCGGTGGACATCCCGACGCCGCCCGACGCCGACCGCGAGCAGGTCGGCCGGGAGATGGAGACGACACAGGCTCGACTCGAAACGGCCGCCGACTTCGACGCCGGGGAGATGCTGCTCAACGCGCCAGTCCAGGGGGCGACCTACCCCGATCTTCGGGAGCAGGCCGCTCGGGACGCGTACGCGACGGGGCTCGATGTCTTTCCGATCGGCGCGGTCGTCCCCCTGTTGAACGACTACCGCTACGGGGAGATGGTCGACGCCGTCGCCGGGGCAAAGCGCGGCCTCGGCGAGGACGCCCCGGTCCACCTCTTCGGCGCGGGCCACCCCATGATGTTCGCCCTCGCCGTCGCGGCCGGCTGTGATCTGTTCGACTCTGCCGCCTACGCCCTGTACGCCCGGGACGGCCGGTATCTCACCGTCCGCGGGACCGAACACCTGGACGAACTCGAACACTTCCCGTGTGAGTGTCCCGTCTGCTCGGCCCGTACCCCGGCGGAGCTGCGCGACCGCCCGACTCACGAGCGCACCAAGCTGCTGGCCGAGCACAATCTCCACGTCTCCTTCGGCGAAATGCGCCGTATCAAGCAGGCGATCCGGCAGGGGAATCTGCTGGAACTTGTCGAGACCCGCGCTCGCGCCCACCCGACAATGCTCGACGGCTACCGGGCACTGCTCGACCACGCCGAACAGCTCGAACGCACCGACCCCGCCTCGAAGGACGCCTTCTTCTACCTCTCAGGGGAGAGCGCAGCCCGCCCGGAGGTCCGGCGACATCACGACCGCCTCGCGCGGCTGTCACCGCCCGCGGACCTCCTGCTCGCGACCGATCCCGACGCCCACGCCGGGGCCGACGCGGACGTCTGGGCGGTCGAGCCTCCCTTCGGGCCGGTCCCGCGTGGCCTCGATCAGACCTATCCACTCACGGCGGAGCTGCCCGACCGGCTCGACGACCGGGCCTACCGGGCCGCTGCTCGTGGCGTGAATCGTCTCGCAGAAACGAGTGACGCCGCGATCACGCTCGTCGACGACGGCTGGCCGGCAAGCGCGCTCGACCTGCTCGCCGAGGGCGTGGACATCGACACGACAGTCGAAGAGTGA
- the sod gene encoding superoxide dismutase, whose translation MSDYELPPLPYDYDALEPHISEQVLRWHHDTHHQGYVNGWNAAEETLAENREAGEFDSSAGAIRNVTHNGSGHVLHDLFWQSMSPEGGDEPAGDLRERIEEDFGSYDAWKGEFEAAASGAGGWALLVYDSFSNQLRNVVVDKHDQGALWGSHPVLALDVWEHSYYHDYGPARGDFVANFFEVVDWEEPAARFEQAVELFE comes from the coding sequence ATGAGCGACTACGAGCTACCGCCGCTACCGTACGACTACGACGCACTGGAACCGCACATCTCCGAACAGGTACTGCGCTGGCATCACGACACCCACCATCAGGGTTACGTCAACGGCTGGAACGCCGCCGAGGAGACCCTCGCCGAGAACCGCGAGGCCGGTGAGTTCGACTCCTCGGCCGGGGCGATCCGCAACGTCACGCACAACGGCTCCGGCCACGTCCTGCACGACCTCTTCTGGCAGTCGATGAGCCCGGAGGGTGGCGACGAACCCGCGGGCGACCTCCGCGAGCGAATCGAGGAGGACTTCGGCTCCTATGACGCCTGGAAGGGCGAGTTCGAGGCTGCCGCCAGCGGGGCCGGCGGCTGGGCGCTTTTGGTCTACGATTCGTTCAGCAACCAGCTTCGCAACGTCGTCGTCGACAAACACGACCAGGGCGCGCTCTGGGGCAGCCACCCCGTCCTGGCGCTGGACGTCTGGGAGCACTCCTACTACCACGACTACGGTCCAGCCCGCGGTGACTTCGTCGCAAACTTCTTCGAGGTCGTCGACTGGGAGGAACCCGCCGCGCGCTTCGAGCAGGCCGTCGAACTGTTCGAGTAG
- a CDS encoding polysaccharide deacetylase family protein: MTDPRLALVFDDGYRSDFDMLRPALAELDAPMTLAIVPGWLGGEDHITADELETLAEEGHEVLSHGRRHRYLGTHRVTADASAGDRRVTLDNHVFPDDVHGVYVGDSYEITNGEDAEMLTLAEKLGTDDEPIMEFETAISGDYTAGEAVVRPTMDTIEDEIVGVREEFDDLGFDPTGFVFPYDATDPRAWDVASEGYDTIANAGVRSLPNPAGTLPTNWRRYYLQTGHQTRPELAAYLDTLAEQGGVGILAGHSDWESVPEERVIWTVEAARERGIEVTTLHEAADRQS, encoded by the coding sequence ATGACTGATCCGCGCCTCGCGCTCGTCTTCGACGACGGGTATCGCAGCGACTTCGACATGCTCCGTCCCGCCCTCGCCGAACTCGACGCCCCCATGACGCTGGCGATCGTCCCCGGGTGGCTCGGCGGCGAGGACCACATCACAGCCGACGAACTCGAAACGCTCGCCGAGGAGGGCCACGAGGTCCTCTCACACGGCCGCCGTCACCGCTACCTGGGAACCCATCGGGTAACGGCCGACGCGTCGGCTGGCGACCGTCGAGTTACCCTGGACAACCACGTCTTCCCCGATGACGTCCACGGCGTCTACGTCGGTGACTCCTACGAGATCACCAATGGCGAAGACGCCGAAATGCTGACCCTTGCCGAGAAGTTGGGCACCGACGACGAACCGATCATGGAGTTCGAGACGGCGATTTCGGGCGATTACACCGCCGGCGAAGCGGTCGTCCGCCCGACGATGGACACGATCGAGGACGAAATCGTCGGCGTCCGTGAGGAATTCGACGACCTGGGCTTCGATCCGACGGGCTTTGTCTTCCCGTATGACGCCACTGACCCGCGAGCTTGGGACGTCGCGAGCGAGGGATACGACACCATCGCGAACGCCGGAGTCAGGTCGCTGCCGAACCCAGCAGGTACGCTTCCGACGAACTGGCGGCGGTACTACCTCCAGACGGGTCACCAGACCCGGCCGGAACTCGCGGCGTACCTCGATACGCTCGCCGAGCAGGGTGGCGTGGGGATTCTCGCGGGCCACAGCGACTGGGAGTCCGTCCCCGAGGAACGCGTGATCTGGACCGTCGAGGCCGCCCGCGAGCGCGGGATCGAAGTGACGACGCTCCACGAGGCAGCCGACCGTCAATCCTAA
- a CDS encoding DUF460 domain-containing protein — MQRTAALDDVIFGVDVQSGDVRGDAPSYALVIFDGESIDRDVVSRRKLRRLIDDREPAIVATDNMYELAADKDALVHFLRELPDGTRLVQVTGDEQPEPLSRVASRHGVAYGKDPMKEAEAAARLAAGNVGYAVSAFSETTEVKVSRGRSTGGGGGWSEDRFTRRIHGSVKKLAREVERELEDANLEYDRDVTEKYGGFSNAVFEVEAPPEDIPVSRERSGDTRIEIERERLEGIEFEPLAHRRDHVVVGVDPGTTTAVAVVGLDGEVLEVHSTRTADTAAVIEWIIERGRPIVVAADVTPMPETVEKLRRSFDAAAWTPDSDLPVDEKLHRTREAATDNDHERDALAAALEAYDDHADQFERVAAKVPPREEVGPVLARVVAGEESVESVLDDLADEEGEPAETSEHTPRELTAEEKQIKRLQDRVERLESHVEDLNETIETKDGTISDLRDKLESARSEQRAETRKRREVTRLERENDRLERELDAERERVEDLEGKLERLKALWKLDHSNFAEVEETKEGLVPVKVVEKFTTAAIEDADDRFGLAEGDIILFRDATGAGRSTAERLADLDPRLVLRTGGLSDVSDEVLFEEDVPVAPADSVTVQEVDELAVAREREVEEAIEEWKEYASEREKARTAEMVDTLISEHRASGRGGS, encoded by the coding sequence GTGCAACGGACGGCTGCCCTGGACGACGTGATCTTCGGCGTGGACGTCCAGAGCGGGGACGTGCGGGGGGATGCGCCCTCCTACGCGCTGGTCATCTTCGACGGCGAGAGCATCGACCGGGACGTGGTGAGCCGCCGGAAACTGCGGCGACTCATCGACGACCGCGAGCCGGCGATCGTCGCCACGGACAACATGTACGAACTCGCCGCGGACAAGGACGCACTCGTCCACTTCCTCCGGGAATTGCCCGACGGAACGCGCCTCGTCCAGGTGACCGGCGACGAACAGCCCGAACCGCTCTCCAGGGTCGCCTCCCGTCATGGTGTGGCCTACGGCAAGGACCCGATGAAGGAGGCCGAGGCGGCGGCCCGACTCGCGGCGGGCAACGTCGGTTACGCGGTGTCAGCGTTCTCCGAAACGACCGAGGTGAAGGTCTCCCGCGGCCGCTCGACCGGCGGCGGTGGGGGCTGGAGCGAGGACCGCTTCACCCGGCGGATTCACGGTTCGGTCAAGAAGCTCGCCCGCGAGGTCGAACGCGAACTCGAGGACGCGAATCTCGAATACGACCGCGATGTAACCGAAAAGTACGGCGGCTTCTCGAACGCGGTCTTCGAGGTCGAGGCCCCACCGGAAGACATCCCCGTCTCGCGGGAACGATCGGGCGACACCAGGATCGAGATCGAGCGTGAGCGCTTAGAGGGCATCGAGTTCGAGCCCCTGGCCCACCGGCGCGATCACGTCGTCGTCGGCGTCGACCCGGGGACGACCACCGCCGTCGCCGTCGTCGGCCTCGACGGCGAGGTCCTTGAGGTCCACTCGACCCGGACTGCGGACACCGCCGCAGTCATCGAGTGGATCATCGAACGCGGGCGACCGATCGTCGTCGCCGCGGACGTCACGCCGATGCCCGAGACCGTCGAGAAGCTCCGCCGTAGTTTCGACGCCGCCGCCTGGACGCCCGACAGCGACCTCCCCGTCGACGAGAAACTTCACCGAACCCGCGAAGCGGCAACCGACAACGATCACGAGCGCGACGCGCTGGCGGCCGCCCTCGAAGCCTACGACGATCACGCGGACCAGTTCGAGCGAGTCGCCGCGAAAGTCCCACCGCGCGAAGAGGTTGGCCCCGTGCTGGCTCGCGTGGTCGCCGGCGAGGAAAGCGTCGAGAGCGTCCTGGACGACCTCGCGGACGAGGAGGGCGAACCCGCGGAGACGAGCGAACACACCCCGCGGGAACTCACCGCCGAGGAAAAGCAGATCAAGCGGCTCCAGGACCGCGTCGAGCGCCTGGAATCCCACGTCGAAGACCTCAACGAGACGATCGAAACGAAAGACGGGACGATCAGCGACCTCCGGGACAAACTCGAATCGGCCCGCAGCGAGCAGCGGGCGGAGACCCGCAAACGGCGGGAAGTGACCCGCCTCGAACGCGAGAACGACCGCCTCGAACGCGAACTCGACGCCGAACGCGAGCGAGTCGAGGACCTGGAAGGCAAGCTCGAACGCCTGAAAGCGCTCTGGAAGCTCGATCACTCCAATTTCGCCGAGGTCGAGGAGACCAAGGAGGGGCTCGTCCCCGTGAAGGTCGTCGAGAAGTTCACGACCGCGGCGATCGAGGACGCCGACGATCGGTTCGGCCTCGCCGAGGGCGACATCATCCTCTTTCGGGACGCGACGGGTGCGGGTCGATCGACCGCCGAGCGACTCGCCGATCTCGACCCACGGCTCGTCCTGCGGACCGGCGGGCTCTCTGACGTTTCCGACGAAGTGCTCTTCGAGGAGGACGTCCCGGTCGCGCCGGCCGACAGCGTCACCGTCCAGGAGGTCGACGAACTCGCCGTCGCCCGCGAACGTGAGGTCGAGGAAGCCATCGAAGAGTGGAAGGAGTACGCGAGCGAGCGCGAGAAGGCCCGGACCGCGGAGATGGTCGACACGCTGATCAGCGAACACCGCGCGTCGGGTCGGGGCGGGAGTTGA
- a CDS encoding winged helix-turn-helix domain-containing protein, translated as MSQFDRTKESGHESGAGTETGPGPARTESRIPPAEVFSILGNDTRVAILQAMLELGADEQPVSFTAIFEQVDMADSANFSYHLEQLTGHFLAQREDGYVFRYPGRKVVSSIFTGTLTERAQLGFFPVEGSCYDCEGPLHGWYVDDELTIGCTDCGTIQVSYPFPAGGLDDRSTEDVLEAFQHYVRHHYCLAADGVCPECTGSIESDLVTDPEEDALDVAVEHVCQRCGYRLESTVGITMLDVADVLVFFSKRGVDLNAEPFWHFDWCVSDKRTEIVDDEPLRVRLTLPCAGDELRVLLDETVSVIDTAVVERLPE; from the coding sequence ATGAGTCAGTTCGACCGGACGAAAGAGTCCGGACACGAATCGGGGGCAGGGACCGAGACCGGTCCGGGACCGGCCCGGACCGAGTCGCGGATCCCGCCGGCGGAGGTCTTTTCCATTCTGGGCAACGACACCCGGGTGGCGATCCTCCAGGCGATGCTGGAACTCGGTGCGGACGAGCAGCCGGTCAGCTTCACGGCCATCTTCGAGCAGGTCGACATGGCCGACAGCGCGAACTTCAGCTACCACCTCGAACAGCTGACGGGCCACTTCCTCGCCCAGCGTGAGGACGGCTACGTGTTCAGATATCCCGGCCGGAAGGTCGTGAGTTCGATCTTCACGGGCACGCTCACCGAACGCGCCCAGCTCGGCTTTTTCCCCGTCGAGGGGTCGTGTTACGATTGCGAGGGGCCGCTACACGGCTGGTACGTCGACGACGAACTCACCATCGGCTGTACGGACTGCGGGACGATCCAGGTCAGCTACCCGTTCCCCGCCGGCGGCCTCGACGACCGCTCGACCGAGGACGTCCTCGAAGCCTTCCAGCACTACGTCCGCCATCACTACTGTCTGGCGGCCGACGGCGTCTGTCCCGAGTGTACCGGCTCGATCGAGTCGGATCTCGTCACCGATCCCGAGGAGGACGCCCTCGACGTCGCCGTCGAACACGTCTGTCAGCGCTGTGGCTACCGCCTGGAGTCGACTGTCGGCATCACGATGCTCGATGTCGCCGACGTCCTGGTGTTCTTCTCGAAGCGCGGCGTCGACCTGAACGCCGAGCCGTTCTGGCACTTCGACTGGTGCGTCAGTGACAAGCGAACGGAGATCGTCGACGACGAGCCGCTCCGTGTCCGGCTGACTCTCCCCTGTGCAGGCGACGAACTTCGCGTCCTGCTCGACGAAACCGTCTCCGTGATCGACACTGCAGTCGTCGAACGCCTCCCGGAGTAG
- a CDS encoding VOC family protein, whose protein sequence is MELSHVAIWVTDLDRSLDFYEALGFERSWSFTDDGVENVYVSGDGGELQLRHDPDRTTPIAPTRADTDHVALGVEDEAAVEAAVERSRDAGGSVIDGPHVVEPADAYAAFVEDPDGYTLEFVTSLEGDQ, encoded by the coding sequence ATGGAGCTTTCACACGTCGCGATATGGGTGACCGACCTCGACCGATCCCTCGACTTCTACGAGGCACTGGGTTTCGAGCGATCGTGGTCGTTCACCGACGACGGGGTCGAGAACGTCTACGTCAGCGGTGACGGTGGCGAACTCCAGTTGCGTCACGACCCTGACCGAACGACGCCGATCGCACCGACGCGGGCCGACACCGACCACGTCGCGCTGGGTGTCGAGGACGAAGCTGCTGTCGAGGCGGCTGTCGAGCGGAGCCGCGACGCTGGCGGCTCGGTCATCGACGGCCCACACGTCGTCGAACCGGCCGACGCCTACGCCGCCTTCGTCGAAGACCCCGACGGCTACACCCTCGAGTTTGTCACATCGCTGGAGGGAGACCAATGA